In a single window of the Photobacterium profundum SS9 genome:
- a CDS encoding HAD family hydrolase, whose protein sequence is MLFDNHKKTIKPYLAIFDLDETLIAADSASLWNAFLVQKGLAPQSLLEEEQRLMQAYAKGTLDMNTYMEATLQPIKGCDITKISALVEEFVEEKIKPALYPDALARIEWHKKRGDHVLIISATSEHLVKPIATMLNVEDVIAIELETINGIFTGNTKGTLSYQQGKVIRMKAWLDNQDTEFKGSYGYSDSINDLPMLDAVDRPFAVNPDPALSLHAQVQDWTIMDWRHDNNILR, encoded by the coding sequence TTGTTATTTGATAATCACAAGAAGACCATTAAACCGTACTTGGCTATTTTCGATTTAGACGAGACCTTGATCGCCGCTGATTCTGCTAGCTTGTGGAATGCATTTCTTGTTCAAAAAGGTCTCGCACCGCAATCTCTTCTTGAAGAAGAGCAACGTCTTATGCAAGCGTACGCGAAAGGTACGTTAGACATGAATACCTATATGGAAGCCACACTTCAACCAATAAAAGGGTGCGATATTACAAAAATTTCAGCACTGGTCGAAGAGTTTGTTGAAGAAAAAATTAAACCCGCACTCTATCCTGATGCGCTAGCCCGTATTGAGTGGCACAAAAAACGCGGTGATCATGTGCTTATTATCTCGGCAACAAGTGAACACCTTGTTAAGCCCATAGCCACAATGCTCAACGTTGAAGATGTCATCGCGATTGAACTAGAAACAATCAACGGTATTTTTACCGGTAATACCAAAGGCACATTAAGTTATCAACAAGGAAAGGTGATACGAATGAAAGCATGGTTAGATAATCAAGATACTGAATTTAAAGGCAGCTACGGTTACAGCGATTCTATCAATGATTTACCGATGCTTGATGCCGTCGATCGCCCATTTGCTGTCAACCCAGATCCAGCGCTATCTCTGCATGCTCAAGTACAGGATTGGACCATCATGGATTGGCGTCATGATAACAACATATTACGCTAG
- a CDS encoding class II fumarate hydratase, producing the protein MSSHYRIETDSMGDVHVPENALYQAQTQRAVNNFPISGIQMPHEFIKALAYIKQAAARSNLELKLLDDKVAHAIIDSCQEIINGEHFEQFPIDVFQTGSGTSSNMNANEVIATLASQKAEQNISPNDHVNMGQSSNDVIPTAIQVSAAITCHFQLFPALEYLTQALDKKTAEIGHIVKTGRTHLMDAMPVTLGQELQGWKIQLERAQLGIQHALDNASALAQGGTAVGTGINAEPEFAAIFANNISISTEIPFTSSDNFFYNLSSQDAIVALSGQLKTLAVAILKISNDLRWMNSGPLAGLGEIELEALQPGSSIMPGKVNPVIPEAAAMVAAQVIGNDATITVGGQSGNFQLNVMLPVIAHNLIQSIELMANASTLLADKAISTFVVRKENLKVALAKNPILVTALNPVIGYLKAAEIAKKAYKEQRAIIEVAEEETNISREELEKLLNPEKLTQGGVAH; encoded by the coding sequence ATGTCTTCACACTATCGAATTGAAACAGACAGCATGGGTGACGTGCACGTTCCTGAAAATGCACTTTATCAAGCTCAAACACAACGCGCCGTTAATAATTTTCCGATCAGTGGTATTCAAATGCCCCACGAATTTATTAAAGCACTGGCATACATAAAACAGGCAGCAGCCCGAAGTAACCTTGAATTGAAGCTACTTGATGACAAGGTTGCTCATGCCATCATTGATAGCTGCCAAGAAATCATTAATGGGGAGCACTTTGAACAATTTCCCATAGATGTATTCCAAACAGGTTCCGGCACTAGCTCTAATATGAATGCCAATGAAGTTATCGCGACACTTGCATCACAAAAAGCAGAACAAAACATAAGCCCTAACGACCACGTTAATATGGGCCAGAGCAGTAATGATGTTATTCCTACCGCCATTCAAGTAAGCGCTGCAATTACCTGCCATTTTCAATTATTCCCTGCATTAGAATACTTAACTCAGGCATTAGATAAAAAAACAGCAGAAATTGGTCATATTGTAAAAACAGGACGTACTCACCTAATGGATGCTATGCCTGTAACCCTTGGTCAGGAGTTGCAAGGTTGGAAAATACAACTCGAACGTGCACAACTCGGTATTCAACATGCGCTGGATAATGCTTCAGCACTTGCACAAGGCGGAACAGCGGTAGGCACCGGAATCAATGCTGAACCCGAATTTGCTGCAATCTTTGCAAATAATATTTCAATCTCAACTGAAATCCCTTTTACATCCAGCGATAACTTCTTTTATAACCTCAGTAGCCAAGATGCAATTGTTGCGCTTTCTGGGCAACTTAAAACCTTAGCGGTTGCGATTTTAAAAATATCGAATGATCTACGTTGGATGAATTCAGGGCCTCTTGCCGGATTAGGTGAAATTGAACTTGAAGCCCTTCAACCCGGCTCTTCAATTATGCCCGGTAAAGTTAACCCTGTTATTCCAGAAGCAGCAGCAATGGTTGCAGCACAAGTCATCGGTAATGATGCGACCATTACCGTCGGCGGCCAATCTGGTAATTTTCAGTTAAACGTTATGTTGCCAGTTATTGCACATAATCTGATTCAAAGTATCGAATTAATGGCGAATGCCTCTACCCTGCTAGCAGACAAAGCCATTAGTACATTCGTTGTTCGGAAAGAGAACCTGAAAGTCGCTCTCGCTAAAAACCCTATATTGGTTACCGCTCTTAACCCTGTGATTGGTTATTTAAAAGCAGCAGAAATAGCAAAAAAAGCCTACAAAGAACAAAGAGCGATTATTGAAGTAGCAGAAGAAGAAACAAATATTAGTCGCGAAGAATTAGAAAAACTACTGAACCCAGAAAAACTGACACAAGGTGGTGTCGCCCATTAA
- a CDS encoding amidohydrolase codes for MTVNNDINFNPVRFRHHLHRYPELSLQEHKTASEITDQLLTFGFEPKTNIGGYGILVEIKSGNPGPITLLRADFDALPITEKSQHDHVSRNHGCMHACGHDGHVASLLAVANQLSQTPPQSGTVFLLFQPAEEIGVGAKKMLQDPRLKGIQPDAVYAYHNLPGYPLGTVVVKDGVFACASTGVMITLIGKTSHAAKPENGHSPAPAVARLMDYLHHMPEAFKEAFSLVTLVHVNVGNKGFGTSPGRAEVMATIRSSDNYILNYMKRNLLDFAQKQADCYQLEMQIEWIEPFNATMNNPETTKNVITAAQSLNYDVVIPTEPMRWSEDMGEFLQQWPGTLFCIGSGTDHPELHNPDYDFPDALIEQSSRLFLQLIAQSHN; via the coding sequence ATGACCGTTAATAATGATATCAACTTCAACCCTGTACGCTTTAGGCATCATCTTCATCGCTACCCTGAGCTCTCGCTCCAAGAGCATAAAACAGCATCAGAAATTACCGACCAGCTACTAACATTTGGTTTTGAGCCTAAAACTAATATAGGCGGTTATGGCATTCTTGTTGAAATCAAAAGTGGGAATCCGGGCCCAATAACTCTGCTCCGTGCTGATTTCGACGCATTACCGATCACTGAAAAATCACAACATGATCATGTTTCACGCAATCATGGTTGTATGCATGCGTGCGGTCATGATGGGCATGTTGCTAGCCTTTTAGCCGTTGCTAATCAGCTGAGTCAAACGCCTCCTCAATCTGGCACCGTTTTTTTACTATTCCAGCCCGCTGAAGAGATCGGCGTCGGTGCAAAAAAAATGCTGCAAGATCCACGCCTGAAAGGCATTCAACCCGATGCGGTTTATGCTTATCATAATTTACCGGGTTATCCATTAGGTACTGTGGTGGTGAAAGACGGTGTGTTTGCCTGCGCATCAACTGGCGTAATGATCACACTGATAGGGAAAACATCTCACGCTGCAAAACCAGAGAACGGTCATAGCCCTGCCCCTGCTGTTGCACGTTTAATGGACTACCTGCATCACATGCCAGAAGCCTTCAAAGAAGCATTTAGTTTAGTCACGCTTGTTCATGTGAATGTGGGCAATAAAGGGTTTGGTACATCCCCTGGGCGCGCCGAAGTAATGGCAACGATCCGTAGCAGTGATAATTACATTCTCAATTACATGAAACGAAATTTGCTGGATTTTGCCCAAAAACAAGCAGATTGCTATCAACTTGAGATGCAAATTGAATGGATTGAGCCTTTTAACGCAACCATGAATAACCCCGAAACGACTAAGAATGTTATTACTGCAGCACAGTCACTTAACTATGATGTTGTTATACCCACAGAACCAATGCGTTGGTCTGAAGATATGGGAGAATTTTTGCAACAATGGCCAGGTACTTTATTTTGCATTGGTAGCGGTACTGATCACCCTGAGCTGCACAACCCTGACTATGATTTCCCCGATGCACTGATCGAGCAATCATCTCGATTATTTCTTCAGCTTATCGCGCAGTCACACAACTAG
- a CDS encoding PepSY domain-containing protein, with protein MKMLIASKSLLLTMGLIVATPVLADPNGSSESTALSVPKVMRLLQAQGYHDFRKIKIEHDESEIEVEARNQGGQQVELEVDLYTGRILDVERD; from the coding sequence ATGAAAATGTTAATAGCGAGTAAATCACTGTTGTTGACGATGGGTTTGATAGTCGCCACACCTGTGCTGGCTGATCCGAATGGTTCTAGTGAATCGACAGCCCTTAGCGTGCCAAAAGTGATGAGATTATTGCAAGCTCAGGGTTATCATGATTTCCGTAAAATTAAGATAGAACATGATGAGAGTGAGATAGAAGTAGAAGCGCGAAATCAAGGTGGTCAACAGGTTGAACTTGAAGTCGATCTGTATACAGGAAGAATTCTTGATGTAGAGCGCGATTGA
- a CDS encoding alpha-amylase family protein: MTSLFNTEYASTLSAPSVATNVILHAFDWPYSKVTESAKAIADSGYKAILVSPPLKSFHSKDGTQWWQRYQPQDYRVIDNQLGNTNDFRKMAETLNLHDIDIYADIVFNHMANESHERNDLNYPNSNIISQYKDKREYFDSIKLFGDLSQPLFTKDDFLSAFPIKDWKDPWQVQHGRISSGGSDPGLPTLKNNKNVVKKQKLYLKALKKIGVKGFRIDAAKHMTLDHIQELCDEDITEGMHIFGEIITDGGATKEEYELFLQPYLEKTTLGAYDFPLFHTVLDVFNKNASMASLINPYSLGSALENQRAITFAITHDIPNNDVFLDQVMSEENERLAYCYILGRDGGVPLVYTDLDTSGIKSSRDKPRWCDAWNDPILANMIHFHNIMHCQPMAIIEQTQDLLVFSRGEHGVVAINKGKKAVSYELPIKYSQQNRTEINEIINMEGVKLLPPSLGSETGAILQLPAQSCAMLVS, from the coding sequence ATGACTTCTCTATTTAATACTGAATATGCATCAACTTTGTCAGCACCATCTGTTGCAACTAATGTTATATTGCACGCCTTCGACTGGCCTTACAGTAAAGTGACTGAAAGCGCCAAAGCCATTGCTGACTCTGGATATAAAGCTATTCTTGTTTCTCCACCACTGAAATCTTTTCATTCAAAAGATGGCACTCAATGGTGGCAACGTTATCAACCTCAAGATTATCGAGTCATCGACAACCAACTCGGTAACACGAATGATTTCAGAAAGATGGCAGAAACATTAAATCTTCATGATATAGATATTTATGCAGATATTGTGTTCAATCATATGGCTAATGAGTCACATGAAAGGAATGACTTAAATTACCCTAATAGCAATATCATTAGCCAATATAAGGACAAGAGAGAATATTTCGATTCAATCAAATTATTTGGTGATTTATCTCAACCGTTATTTACTAAAGATGATTTTTTATCGGCATTTCCAATAAAAGATTGGAAAGATCCTTGGCAAGTTCAGCACGGTAGAATTAGTAGCGGTGGCTCTGATCCGGGTTTACCGACCTTAAAAAACAACAAAAATGTAGTAAAAAAACAAAAACTGTACCTAAAAGCGCTAAAAAAAATCGGTGTGAAGGGGTTTCGAATAGATGCAGCCAAACATATGACACTTGATCATATTCAAGAGTTGTGTGATGAAGATATTACTGAAGGCATGCATATTTTTGGCGAAATAATTACCGACGGTGGCGCGACCAAAGAAGAGTACGAACTGTTTCTTCAGCCTTATCTTGAAAAAACAACCTTGGGTGCCTACGACTTTCCACTTTTTCACACCGTACTTGATGTTTTTAATAAAAATGCTTCTATGGCAAGTCTAATCAACCCTTACTCTCTGGGTTCGGCATTAGAAAACCAACGTGCAATCACATTTGCGATTACTCATGATATTCCCAACAACGACGTTTTTTTAGATCAGGTAATGTCAGAAGAGAATGAACGATTAGCCTATTGTTATATTCTAGGTAGAGATGGTGGTGTTCCACTCGTTTATACCGATTTAGATACTAGTGGCATTAAAAGTAGTCGTGACAAACCTCGTTGGTGTGACGCTTGGAATGATCCAATTCTGGCTAATATGATTCACTTTCACAACATTATGCATTGCCAACCGATGGCGATTATTGAACAGACTCAAGATTTATTGGTTTTTTCTCGTGGAGAGCATGGAGTAGTCGCGATTAACAAAGGTAAAAAAGCCGTCAGTTACGAACTTCCGATAAAATACAGTCAACAAAACCGTACTGAGATTAACGAGATTATAAATATGGAGGGAGTGAAATTATTACCACCTTCACTCGGCAGTGAAACTGGGGCTATATTACAACTTCCGGCTCAGTCATGTGCAATGCTGGTGTCATAA